A genomic stretch from Chrysiogenes arsenatis DSM 11915 includes:
- a CDS encoding carbon-nitrogen family hydrolase: MIRLAIYQMDVVTADPRANYEKVAATLARTPCDVLVLPELWSTGYCNKEFAELAPECDAIEAKLAALSSQYHCTIIGTMLQQRGSAIYNHLTVWNKGTLELVYDKIHLFTLLREEKYLTPGGAIALSDTGVLGAYGVGICYDLRFPEMFRALSTNGAGALFLPSQWPLARVDHFRALCIARAIENQAYFISCNNVGSLHENMQFAGNSMVIDPWGNVLAEGSRNHEEVLCVEIDPTKSSEVRRIIPVFRDRRPECY; encoded by the coding sequence TCGCCTTGCCATTTATCAAATGGATGTCGTTACCGCTGATCCTCGGGCGAATTATGAAAAAGTTGCCGCAACATTGGCGCGTACGCCATGCGATGTGCTGGTGTTGCCTGAATTGTGGAGTACGGGCTACTGTAATAAGGAATTCGCTGAGCTTGCTCCCGAGTGCGACGCAATAGAGGCAAAACTTGCCGCGCTTTCATCGCAGTATCATTGCACTATCATCGGTACGATGCTCCAGCAGCGCGGGAGTGCGATATATAATCACCTCACCGTCTGGAATAAAGGGACGCTTGAGCTTGTTTATGACAAGATCCACCTTTTTACCCTGTTGCGTGAAGAGAAATACCTGACTCCCGGTGGAGCAATCGCGCTGAGTGACACAGGAGTTCTGGGCGCGTATGGCGTTGGCATATGTTACGATCTACGCTTTCCTGAAATGTTCCGCGCCCTTTCTACAAATGGTGCCGGTGCGCTCTTCTTGCCGAGCCAGTGGCCGCTGGCGCGTGTCGATCATTTTCGCGCCCTTTGTATTGCCCGTGCGATTGAGAATCAGGCATATTTTATCAGCTGCAATAATGTTGGCAGCCTCCATGAGAATATGCAGTTTGCCGGCAACTCGATGGTGATTGATCCGTGGGGCAATGTGCTTGCGGAAGGGAGTCGCAATCATGAAGAGGTGCTCTGCGTCGAAATTGATCCCACGAAAAGCAGTGAAGTGCGTCGGATCATTCCGGTATTTCGCGACCGTCGTCCCGAATGCTACTGA